The Pseudomonadota bacterium genomic sequence ACGCACCGCCTTCGTTCTGGCGGTGTCGGGGTCAGCGGTGGGCCTCGGCAATCTCTGGAAGTTTCCCTACATCGCCGGCGAGTACGGTGGTGGCGCCTTCGTCTTCTTCTACCTGCTCTGCGTCTTCGCCATCGGGCTGCCCATGATGGTGTCCGAGGTCATGCTGGGGCGACGCGGCCGGCGCAATCCCATCGCCACCATGCGCCTGCTCGGCGAGGAGGAGGCGAGCAACCACTGGTGGCGCCTGGTGGGCCTGGCCGGGGTGATCTCCGGCTTTGTCATCTTGTCCTTCTATTCCGTGGTGGCCGGTTGGTCTCTGGAGTACGTGGTGCAGACGGCGCGCGGCAGCTTCACCGACAGCGAACCGCGCGTGGTGGCAGCGAGCTTCCAGGCCCTGACCCATGACTGGCCGCGACTGATCCTCTGGCACACGGTATTCATGAGCATCACCGTGCTGATCGTGGCCAACGGCGTGCGCGACGGGCTCGAACGCGCGGTGCGCATCTTGATGCCGCTGCTGCTACTGCTGCTCTTGATTCTTGTCAGCTTCGCGGCGAGCACCGGGGAACTCGGTGAGGCCACGCGCTTCCTGTTCAAGCCCGACTTCAAGCAGTTCAGCGCCGAGGGCGCCCTGGTGGCGCTCGGCCATGCCTTCTTCACCCTGAGCCTCGGCATGGGGGCGGTGATGGCCTACGGCGCCTACCTGCCCAAAGATGCGTCGATCACCGCCACCTCGGTGGCCGTGGTGCTGGTGGATACGCTGGTCGCCCTGCTCGCCACCCTCGTCGTGTTCCCCCTCGTCTTTGCCTTCGGCCTGGATCCGGCAGCGGGGCCGGGCCTGGTGTTCGAGACCTTGCCGCTTGCCTTCGGGCGTATGGAGCTCGGCTCCATGTTCGGTGCCTTTTTCTTTGTGGTGTTGGCCACGGCAGCGCTCACCTCGGCGATCGGGCTGCTGGAGCCGGCCGTGGCCTGGCTGACGGAGACTACGAAGATGCCCCGGGTCTGGGCAACGATCGGCTTAGGTGCCGTCGTGTGGTCCTTAGGGCTACTCACGATCTTCTCCTTCAACATGCTCGCCGACGTGCGCTTCTGGCAGGGCACGCTCTACAACAACCTCGAGCATGTGACGGTGAACATCCTCCTGCCACTGGTGGGGCTCGCGATCACGTGGTTTGCGAGTTGGGTGATGTGCGGCAACTCGAGCGCGGAAGAGCTGGACGACGACGTCTCACCGCTCGCCTACACCGTGTGGCGGTTCCTGGCGCGCTTCGTGGCGCCGGCGGGGGTGGCCATCGTGTTCTTGAACGCGGTGAGCGCGCCGGGGATCAGCTGAGCATCACCGATGGCTGAGCACGACGCGACGATCGCCGTGGAGGTAGTGTTCGCCCTCCCGGATGTGCAACATCGCGTGGCTCTGCAGCTGCCCGAGGGCAGCACGGCGCGCGAGGCGGTGACTCGCTCAGGCTTGGTGGAGGCACTGCCGGAGTATGCGATCGAGCGTGCGCCGCTAGGCGTCTACGGGCATCAGGTCGATGGGGCGCTGGTGTTGGCCGATGGCGATCGCGTGGAGATCTACCGCCCGCTGCAGGTGGACCCGAAGACCAACCGGCGCCAGCGGGTGGCGTCCGGGGAGACGATGGCAGGGGGGCGCGCGCGCGAGCGGCGTCGCTAGAACGTCTCAGCCCTTCGGGTCGGCGAAGCGCTCGACGCTGCTCACCCGATCGTCCTCGAAGTACACCACGAAGTGCCCTTGCTCCACCCGTCGCCGGCGGCCGCTGATGACGTAATACAGGTAGTCCCAGCGCTCGGCGTGGAAGGGGTCTTCGATCATCGGGGTGCCGAGCAGGAACTGCACCTGCTTGCGCGACATCTGCATCTCGACCTGGTTGATCAGCTCCTCATCCAGGAAATTGCCCTGCTGGATGGTGATGCGGTAGGCGCAACCCTGTAGCAGGCACAGCATCAGCGCGGCGCCGAGGGCGAGCAACATGGCGCGCGGGAGGCCCTGAGAATTGGGCTGGCGACGCTGGAAAATGGGGAGTAGGTGGCTCATAGGCGGGGGAATATACCGTACCTCGCTCTGGCCTGGGACCCTGGCGGGCGAGCTTTGTTCACGGCGGTCGA encodes the following:
- the bamE gene encoding outer membrane protein assembly factor BamE, encoding MSHLLPIFQRRQPNSQGLPRAMLLALGAALMLCLLQGCAYRITIQQGNFLDEELINQVEMQMSRKQVQFLLGTPMIEDPFHAERWDYLYYVISGRRRRVEQGHFVVYFEDDRVSSVERFADPKG
- a CDS encoding RnfH family protein, with translation MAEHDATIAVEVVFALPDVQHRVALQLPEGSTAREAVTRSGLVEALPEYAIERAPLGVYGHQVDGALVLADGDRVEIYRPLQVDPKTNRRQRVASGETMAGGRARERRR
- a CDS encoding sodium-dependent transporter translates to MSANSRTSLQGLWSSRTAFVLAVSGSAVGLGNLWKFPYIAGEYGGGAFVFFYLLCVFAIGLPMMVSEVMLGRRGRRNPIATMRLLGEEEASNHWWRLVGLAGVISGFVILSFYSVVAGWSLEYVVQTARGSFTDSEPRVVAASFQALTHDWPRLILWHTVFMSITVLIVANGVRDGLERAVRILMPLLLLLLLILVSFAASTGELGEATRFLFKPDFKQFSAEGALVALGHAFFTLSLGMGAVMAYGAYLPKDASITATSVAVVLVDTLVALLATLVVFPLVFAFGLDPAAGPGLVFETLPLAFGRMELGSMFGAFFFVVLATAALTSAIGLLEPAVAWLTETTKMPRVWATIGLGAVVWSLGLLTIFSFNMLADVRFWQGTLYNNLEHVTVNILLPLVGLAITWFASWVMCGNSSAEELDDDVSPLAYTVWRFLARFVAPAGVAIVFLNAVSAPGIS